The Roseovarius indicus genome has a segment encoding these proteins:
- a CDS encoding ABC transporter ATP-binding protein, which produces MLEIDTVTKRFGGLVAVDAVSLTVNEGEIVGLIGPNGAGKTTLYNVIAGTFPPTEGTVRFNGRRIEGMRADETCTLGLARTFQIPHVFASMTVGESIQVGAFLHRRRRSAARALSLEVAAAVGLGERFDTPTTALTTAERKRLEVARTLATEPQMILLDEVMAGLNHTEVNLMLDLVRTLRDRGLTVLFVEHNLSAVMKICDRVAVLDHGAKIADGLPEEVMENPEVVAAYLGPPAGRDVAETEGGNA; this is translated from the coding sequence ATGCTCGAGATTGATACAGTCACCAAGCGCTTCGGCGGGCTGGTCGCGGTGGACGCGGTGTCGCTCACCGTCAACGAGGGCGAGATCGTCGGCCTGATCGGCCCAAACGGCGCCGGCAAGACCACGCTCTACAACGTCATCGCGGGTACCTTCCCGCCGACCGAGGGCACCGTGCGCTTCAATGGCCGGCGAATCGAGGGCATGCGCGCCGACGAGACCTGTACGCTCGGCCTGGCGCGGACCTTCCAGATCCCGCATGTGTTCGCCTCGATGACCGTCGGCGAAAGTATCCAGGTCGGTGCCTTCCTGCACCGCCGCCGCCGCTCTGCGGCACGGGCGCTCTCGCTGGAAGTGGCGGCGGCCGTGGGGCTTGGAGAGCGGTTCGATACGCCGACAACGGCGCTGACAACGGCGGAACGCAAGCGGCTCGAAGTCGCCCGCACGCTGGCCACCGAACCGCAGATGATCCTGCTCGACGAGGTGATGGCAGGGCTGAACCACACCGAGGTCAACCTGATGCTCGACCTTGTCCGCACGCTGCGCGACCGCGGCCTGACGGTGCTTTTCGTCGAGCACAATCTCTCGGCCGTGATGAAGATCTGCGACCGTGTCGCGGTTCTCGACCACGGCGCCAAGATAGCCGACGGCCTTCCCGAGGAGGTGATGGAAAATCCCGAAGTGGTTGCGGCCTACCTCGGCCCGCCGGCCGGGCGCGACGTTGCGGAGACGGAGGGCGGGAATGCTTAG